In Triticum dicoccoides isolate Atlit2015 ecotype Zavitan unplaced genomic scaffold, WEW_v2.0 scaffold16939, whole genome shotgun sequence, the following are encoded in one genomic region:
- the LOC119344449 gene encoding uncharacterized protein LOC119344449 produces the protein MKRAHKVVLAQPAAAAAPPPRPLPRAPRPVRGDGGEAFRASQRYQSLLQDYKELLKETAAKKNRLHLEKLKKQRLSAEVKFLRRRYKSMSENPSQTAVYRLKNPAMTPTSRTAVWVDHHGPVQAVGSSSKVHLPAQQQRQHLVPRASPVIDLNEACELSSSEETEEFHGYQETVRVDKVNRYLLEGNVVAGPSDSKMPTFWDARNPAAARAGKRKISWQDQLALRV, from the exons ATGAAGAGGGCTCACAAGGTGGTCCTGGcccagccggcggcggcggcggcgccgccgcctcGGCCGCTGCCTCGCGCGCCCCGGCCAGTCCGCGGCGACGGGGGCGAGGCGTTCAGGGCGAGCCAGAGGTACCAGAGCCTCCTCCAGGACTACAAGGAGCTCCTCAAG GAAACTGCAGCAAAGAAGAACAGATTGCATTTGGAGAAGCTGAAGAAGCAAAGGCTTTCGGCTGAAGTCAA GTTTTTGCGAAGAAGGTACAAATCAATGTCCGAAAATCCATCTCAGACTGCTGTTTATAGACTGAAGAACCCGGCAATGACGCCTACTTCCCGGACCGCCGTGTGGGTTGATCACCACGGGCCTGTTCAGGCTGTCGGGAGTTCAAGCAAAGTTCATCTGCCCGCACAGCAGCAAAGGCAGCATCTGGTTCCACGGGCGTCTCCGGTTATCGACCTCAACGAGGCTTGTGAGCTG AGTTCCTCCGAGGAGACGGAAGAATTTCATGGTTACCAGGAGACTGTTAGGGTGGACAAGGTGAACAGGTACCTGTTAGAGGGCAATGTTGTCGCCGGTCCTAGTGACTCGAAAATGCCGACGTTCTGGGATGCCCGGAACCCTGCGGCGGCGCGTGCTGGGAAGAGGAAGATCTCATGGCAGGATCAGTTGGCTCTTAGAGTATAG